In Tenrec ecaudatus isolate mTenEca1 chromosome 9, mTenEca1.hap1, whole genome shotgun sequence, the DNA window AAGTCACCGCAAACGGCGGCGTGGAACACTGGAACCCTGGGGTCTTTAAGACGTTTCTCCTGCAGCCCAGCCACCTCTCTCCTTTCTGAGACTTGGATCCTTTTACCTCCttgcgccccctccctcccttttcctccAGAAACCAGATCTTCTATGCTTGGGGGCAACTCTGCTTGCTCGTGCCTGGGCGTTCGGAAAAACAGCCTGTTGCCTGGGAAACTGGCCCGCTTTGGGCTCCCCGGGGCCTGGGGTTCGCGGGCCCTCGCGCCATCTCCTGGACGCGATGCCGCACTGCAGCCGAGGCACCCCGACTGGAGCGGGGCGCCCGGCGCGGGAGCAGGAGCCCACCCCCTCGGCCCGCCCGGGCCTCGCCCCGGCCTCTCCCTAGCCTAACGGTCTCCGCTCCTTTTCATCCCCGGCGTTTCCCGAGACCCGCGGCCGGGACAGGAGCTGGAAGCAGGGGGCACCCGGGGCGGTGGGAACAAAGTCCTGccacacaccccccaaaaaagggcaagagggcagggggcggggacTCCTTGGAAGGACGTCCCCAATGGTCTTCCGGGAAGCTTGGGCTGCACCGTGCGGACCCGGGGAGGGAGCGGCGGGGACGAAGAGGTTAACATTGGCGGTGAAAGCGTGACGTGGGGTCACAACACCCCCTCCCGGTTCGCTCCTCCCCTCCAGCTGGGCTCCCGAGATCCTGCTTTCCCAGCCTGCTCTGGGGAGAGCCTTCCAGCCCACCCACCGAAGGCAGCTGGTCGCACGAGCCCCGCGGAACCTCCTCCCAGAGGGAACCAGGGGCAACCGCAGAAGCAGGAAGACACTgggcgggagggggcggggcggaggcAGGGCGCCCcgcccccacgccccccccctTGACCACCCTGCGCCCAGCCAGCCCCGGGAGGTGGAGCCTGAGCATCGGAGGCAGGGGCGGGGTCAGCAGATGGGGCGCTGTTGGGGCGGCTCTGACGGATGTTCCTCTTTCTCCGATCACAGAGAAACTGAGGCacgaggggtggggtggaggtggtggagggggtgACTACTTCTGGACTTCGTTACCCAGGGGCACTCTCCCAGTTCTGGCTGGCCTGGGGGCATGGCTGACCCAGGAGCCAGACACCCTGGCTCTGAGCCCAGAAACCCTTGTCGCCAATGAGATTAAGAGCGAGGCTTGGAGCCTGGGGACGACCCCGCCTCTCTTCCCTATGGAGCCGGGGCGGAAGGTAAACGAAGAAGCCAGAGAAGAGGCAGCTGATGGCGGAGGCTCCTGCGCCTGAAGGGAGCCAGTCCTGAGGACCACAGGTGTGAgcagggccgggggtgggggctggggtccAGGGCTAACAGCTGGCTGAGAGCAGGTTGCAGAGACTGGACTTTTGCCCCCCCCTTACTCCCACGGTCTAACCAGATCCCTGCCCCCAAACTCTTCTAGGGAAGCAGGAGAGCCAGGGAGTGGGGTGGTGTCCCCAAACCCTAAAAAGGGGAGCCCTGTGTGTCTTCGCAAGTCCAGAGAGATCCCTGCTGGAGGGGCCAGGGAACTGGGGGCGCAGTCCTCCTggccctccaccctccactcccccttctcCTGGGCCCATAGACCTCTCCTCACAGCTGGTCCCTCCTGGGCCATTCCCGTTAGtgcagaggggaagagagagggtTGAGTGCCCCCCAATCAGACCAGAGGTCACTGACCCTGCTGCCCCAGTTCTGGGCCGTCTGCCCACTTCCTGACTGGCAGCCGATCACAGGCGCAGAAAGGGGCCGTGGCTCTAGCCCCTCGGAACTCCAAGCCCAGCCTCCTGCCACACTTCccttctgtctcccaaggagctccAGCGATGTCGGTGGCCCCGCTGCTGCCCCCTGATGTGACGGTGGCCCGCCTCTCCCGCTCCACCTGCCTGTACAGCCGGCCGGATCTGCCAGGACCACCCGGCTCCCCAGGCCCGCGTccgctgctcctgctcctgccctGGCTGGGGGCTCGGCCTGCAGCCCAGGCCAAGTACCTGGAGCTGTATCTGCCACGCGGCTTCGATGTGCTGGTTGCTGAGAGTGCGCTAGGCCACTTCCTGTGCCCGCGCCGGGGCCTGGGCCACGCGGCCCGCCTGCTGGCACTGCTGCAGGCCCCGGGGGCACTGGCTGGTCGCCCGCTGGTAGTGCATGCCCTGTCCCTGGGAGGCTACACCTTCGCTCAGATGCTGCTGCTCATgagccaagacctggggcgccatagcagCGTGTTGCAGCAGCTTCGGGGCCACATCTTTGACAGCTTGGTGGTGGGCAGCCTGGAGCGAATGGCGTTGGGTGagtgtggcagggggtggggaaggaggcggGCTCCACACTCAGGCAAGACACCAGAGACCTGCCCTCTCTGCCTGCGTCCCAGCTGATCACCCTCTGTGGCCTTCCTTCTGGCGGGTTCTATCCTTTCAAGGAGGCTGTGGGGTGCCCTGAAACTCAGAATACCAGCTCTGGAAAGAACCTCTGAAGTCACACAGCGGAATACAGGGACTTCCTCTGAAACAGGGCTTCTGAACAGCTGGGAGCAGCTTCCGTGGCCAGGAATGAGGCCTGAGTCCAGGGTGCAGGCCCCATCCCACTTGCACCACCCAGGCTCTGACCGCTCTCTGGATGATTTTAATACACTCCTGTGGTTCTGACACCACCCCCAAATGAGCATCATACTCCCTCTACACCGGTCAGATCACGCAAGTGCACCTCAAGGAATGAGTATTCTGTCTTACAAACTCACCTAGCCCacgtgttgttgggtgcagtcaagCCTATTcttaactcatagggaccctgtgtggGAGTAGAACAGCCTAGGGTGTTCTAGGGTGCGCTTTATCTGTGGAGGAGCACTGATGGATGAgcaggttacgtgttgggctgctaaccataaggtcagtggtttgaaagtcCTGCCGgaatgttacagtcttggaaacccagagagcgagctctactttgtcctataaggtcctatagggtcatgagtcagacttaactcgatggcagtgaattggtgttttatctttcatcattgctaccaagTGGACCAGCTGGCCTTTCTCAACAGCAGCCAGGTGGGTTTGAGCCCTGTAAGTCAGCTCATGCCCTTGATGCAGAGACTTGACATTGGATAAAGGATTTAGTTCATCCCACCCTGATTTCGAGTTAAGCTGCTTCCTGTAGGTATTTTTAAGGTCATGCAGGGGATACCTCAAACTgctttcagaagaggacacggaacgAGGAATATCAGGAACCATCAGATGGAACTGGATTGAAAGAGAATACTGGAAGGACGTTTGCTCGTCTCTTAGGACAGCTGTTTCtgacaaacttgctgccatctagCAAAGACATTCGACCGTGTGGACTCAAACGTAgacaagaatggaaattccagaacacttcagtgtGCATATATGGAACTTGTACTCGTTCCAAGAGGCTCTTGTTCGAATGGAACAGGAGGATCCCGCATggattaacatcaggaaaggtgtacgttGGTGCTGTACTCCACCCGTGTTCTGAACAGATGACTCactgaagaatgtggtatcaggattggaagaaggccccTTAACGACTTACATGCGCAGATGGCGCAAACTTGCTTGAAAGGGAAGAAGGCTCACTTACCGGTGCAGACCAAAGGTCGCTTTCGTATGGATGACAACATCGAGACAACCTAAATCCTCAACTGAACCGACAGACAACATAACGACAGAGGCAAGGTTGCCAAGGATTTTCTTTCACTTGGATGTATAATCAACAACACTCAACGGCAGCAACCAGGAAATAAGAAGACACTGCACTGGgccaacctgctgcacaagacttctttgactTGTTTTAGaacagagatgtcactttgaggactaaggtgtgtctgactcaagccatgatatcttCAAGCCTCTCCTATAGAAGgagaaagctggacaatatgGAAGACAGGACAAGAAGATGCATTTGGATtaaggtgctggtgaggaatattgaacatAACACGGGACCGTCAAAAGAACCAACGAAATCTGTCTGGGGAGATAGCTCCTTAGATGTGAGATAGCCTGGTGAGACTTAGTCATGTCACCAGGGGGCACCCATTCCTGGAGGAATGGGAAGGTCCCCcaagaggtggactgacacaggggctcagGACGatggtcaggatggcacaggaccgagcagtgctccgttctgttggacacagggtcgctatgagtcagtgtcaaACTCACCCGATACCTAACAAGACCAAGGTCCAGCGTGGCCTCTCTGTAGCCCATCTCCTCTTACCAGCCCGGGATCCTAGTTCCTTCTCCCGCAAGGGCTCAGTTGGCCACAGGCTTCTGGCCTCCCAGGGACTCTCACTCATTTTAAACCAGCTTTGAGCACACCCAACAGCCCCGCCGCCGAGCCCTGCCCTCCTCAGCCCTGGAGTTGCCACAGGAAAGGTCAGTTCAGACAAGGTCCACAGACCGCTGGCCCCTGACCAAGGATTGGCCTGGGGAGGGTGTATCAGCATGGTGTGTGGGCAGTAGGCTGTCCCAGCTCTTCGGGGTCCCAGATGAGGGCCTCTCCACCACTCCGCTCATTGCCATCCATGGGAGGCTCCAGGCCCCGTTCCTGGCTTATGCCTATTGGAGTGGCATCTGCCTTCACAGCGACAACGTGCCCACTGCTCAGCGACAAGAGCAACGCAAGAAGGCTTTATCCCAGGACCCCCAACTCAGGTGGGGGGTGGTCTCCAGCAGCCTGGATATCAGCGCTGCCCGCCCCCTCAAGGGGAAGGGTGTGAGGCTGGGAGGAAGCCTACACTGACCATGAGCGGGGCCTCACTCCTGTCTCCTCCTCAGGTGTCTCTCAGCTGACGGGTCCTCGCGCCCTGGGCTCCGCCATCAGGGCCACAGCCCTGCTCTACTTCCGCCTGTGTCCCCGCTGCACCGTCCGGCAGTACGAGGCGGCCCTGGGGGCTTTTTGGCAGCCACCCGTGAGGCCCCCCACGCTTGTCTTCTACAGCCATGATGATCCCCTCAGTGACACTGCTCGCCTGCAGGAGCTGCTGGCTAGTTGGCGGCAGGCAGGCATACCTGtgtggtcccaggcctgggagacctcCCGCCATGCCGCCCACCTGCGCCAGCACCCCCGGGAATACCAAGAGGCCCTCACCACCTTCCTGGGGAGACTGGGCCTGGCCCTTCCCCCAGCCCGGCTCTGATGGGGCCTGGGTCATGGCCCACTGGATGGCGACAGGAACAACAGCAGAGAGCAGCATTGGGACCAGCTTGATTTATTCAGATTCAATATACAATGATGCCAACGGGACCCCAGAGTGTGCAAAGTTAAAGCCTTCGACTGCAGCTGAGAGGAGAGGGCAGGAAAGGGACATTGGGATGTGAAGGCAGGCAGCCGTGGCCAGGGCAACCTGCTCCCCTGGGTGGAGGTTGGGTAGGAGGGTGGCCTGAGCTCAGTGCCCAGGAGAGCCTGGTGACCAGGGGAAGGGGGCAGAgacctccccctggcctgggccaaGAGCCCAGAAGAAGTGCCACGTGCCTGAGGGGGTAGCAGCCCGGGGACGGGCCAGAGGCAGGGCCAGAAGAGCACCATTTCTTCCTGGGAGGGTCGAGGGTGCCTACGGAAGCCAGGAGGGGCCACCTGCCCGGGCTGCGAGCTGGCTGGAGCAGGCTGCGGTGAGAGACCTGAGGCAGGCATTAGGCCTGAGAGCCTGGGCAGCCGAGCTGGGAACTGGACGGGGGACCCTGTGGGTGAGGGCGAGCCTAGCCCAGGAGTATTCCTGACTCCGGGGTGCCCAGGGAACggccccagcccctcctctcccccGGCAGGAGCTGGGGAATCGGTAGCACAGGTCTGTGGGCTGCTCAGTTATGGAGGGAGGCGGGGCCAGAAGGAGGGCTGGGGGGCACGCCCCCACCACGTTGGCCACCACTACTGCCACTGGTATCTTCAGTACAGCCGCTTCTCGTAACTGCAGGACAAGgcatgggggagagggggcagcCGTGGGCATGTGGACCTGGCTCCCTTCCCACATCCCACctgcccaggcctaggccacagAAGCCAGGTGGAGCCATGGGCGGCAGCactgggcagaactggccctgggccTCTATtggcaggactggggcaccccaatgaGCTGAGTGGCCTTGGTGGTGCCCCACGGAGTCAGCCCAGGAAGGCACTGCCAGCCTCAGCCGACCCCACACAGAGCTCTGGGCCTCCCTGGCCCGCTGCTCAGGTCCCAGACCAGACAGGCAGCTTCAGGTCTGTGGCCAGGGCACCTCTGTACCCCAGAAGGAAGGGGACAAGGGGACACTGCTGGTGTCCCCCACCATGGTGCTGGGCCAGGGAACAGGAGAGCCCACCCTGAGCACCGTCCCAGCCCACTACCCACCACCCTGGCCCAGGTCCCACCCAGACTGCCCCTGCTCTACTCTACGCTTGGTCCGGGCAGCGAGGTTACTTACACGGCAGAAGGGTATAGCtatgggagggtggggcagaaagAGACACAGGTTAGATGCCCGCCACGCAGGGGAGACGGGCCCTCTTGGCCAGGGGAGGCCCCGGGCCTGGCACTACAGCTACAGCTCACTGCCCTGAGGGCCAGGCCCCCTGCCTCTGCCACCTGCCTAGTGCCACCACCAACGAGAGAGAACCCAGCACCCACAGCCCCTGCCACCATGATTCTGAGCAAGCCAGGGCCAAGGAGCTGGGTGGGGCTGCATAGTGGCCACACCTCCAAGCCAGCCCACAGGGACTGAGTCCAGGTTCAAGGCGGGAGAGCGGGGAGAGCGGGAATCTGCAATAGCCTCTGTCCCTTGTGGACATGTTGCATGAGGTGGGGGGACCTTGACCCAGGGCCCCACCTGCCCAACCCAGTCCCAGCCAGCCGTGGTACCCCACTTACGAGTGCAGGCCGTGGACGCCCCCCTCGATCTGCGCCGACATGGTCCGCTTCTCAAACTTCAGCTCTCCTGAGTACATCATGGACCTGGCAGGAGGGGTGGAGCAGTGGtcagcgcccccacccccacccccgccatcccggggagggagagggaggaggcagcAGGAAGGTCCCAGGAGCTTCCTATCTGCTTGGGCTGTCACATCAGGATGGGACCGGCTCCCTGTGCTGAAGGAAGGGTGGAACAGTCGTCTGCCATCCCTCTACCCACCCCCCCAacctggggagggagaggaagggaggaaacagCAGCAGGAAGGCCCCGCATGCCCGGCCCTCACCGCAGGACAGACAGGCTCCGCGCGCCGATGTCCTGGCAGCCATGTTGGATGCCCGCAATGAGGTAGGGCACGAACTTCTGGATGGAGCCTTTGTCCTGGATGGAGCCGGACACGCCCTGTGCAATCTTCACCTTGTCCCCCTCACTGCGGGAGCACAAGGTTCACTGAACTAGAGCCTGGGGCTCAGGGGagcacccccacccacacacctcTCATGGCCACGGGCAGAGGGATGCACCCACAAGTGTCCCCACCCCTCAAAGCCTCCACTTGCTGGGCTACAGCAGCAAACAAATCCGAGCGCTGGTCCCCGCCAGCTACTCCCTCCCAGCTTGGGGTCCCAGGCAGGCAGAGGATCGGGGTCCTGGCGGCACCTGAAGTAGCGCTTctggctgctgctgctcttctccATGGCGTCGAGCGAGCCCATGCCCCGGTACTTCTTGAGCCGCACCCCGTCCGAGAAGAAGTACTCCCCGGGGGCTTCGGTGGTGGCAGCCAGCAGGGAGCCCATCATCACTGCAGGGGGCGAGGGTCAGTGCCAGCAGCCCAAGGccgcctccttccccaccctccactcCACAGCCCCCTACCTGTGGAGGCGCCAAGGGCTAGGGCCTTGACCACGTGGCCCACCGTCTGGATGCCGCCATCGGCTATGATGGGCACGCCGAAGCGCCGGGCGTACTCGGCCACCTTGTACACGGCTGTGCCCTGGGGTCGGCCACAGGCCATCACTAGGGACAGGCACgggggacaaggcaaagatgtGTTGTCAGCAACACAGGCCCCGTCAGCCCTTCCCGGGCACACTGCCTCCACACTGGGTGGGCTGACCATGGACTCGGCCTCCGGGTGACAGAGTTGCTCTGTGCTTCTGGGGTTTTCAGGGACTGAGTTTGCAggagactgccaggtctttcttccaagctgCCTCCCCAGGGGGCTCCCACCGCCAGCCTCTGGTTCCTTTATTAGTTGAGCACCTGACGGTGCCCAGGGAGTCTTTGAAgaccaatgcatatatacatataccctgtaggacagagtagacctggtcCTTGGACTTCCAAGACGgacactgtttatgggagcagaaagccccttctttctccagtggtggtttcaagctgccgaccttgaggacggcagcccagtgcataaccactgtgccgccagggccaCTCACAGGCGAGTGGATGACAACAAAGGCCGCACCGCGTAGGGCAGCTAGCTAGGGGAGTCCGATGGGGACAGGGCACCCTTCAAGGACAGGACAGCCCCCCCGACCCCGGCCTCCCCTGCTGTAGGCAGAAGGGTTCTTCTGTGAGGCTGGGGTTAGGGAACTATGGGTCTCTTAAGGATCCCTAAGGCCACAGGTCTCTCTCTAAAGCATTTACATCTCTCTACATGGAACGGTTTGAGGCCTGGCAGGGTGAGTTAGGCTTGCAGGGGCCCACCAGAGGGCAGAGCAGGGCCTCTACAGGGAGCTGGAGAGGCATGTTCTACCACCAAGGTCAGCGAGGGGGAGGGAGCCACACTGGAAGACCcagggggtcggggtgggggtcaCTCAGCATTCAGGAACAGGGATCCTTCCCTAGAGGCCACAGGTACACCCACTCTACCCAAGAGGGGACCCACCTCCTTCAGTCCCCCTATCTCAAGGCACTAGCCTCCCTCAAGCCAGAGAGGGACACATGGCAGGGTCTTCCCTCCCCATTCTGTGTGCCAAGAACACTCCCCCAAGGCCTCAGAGCTCAGTGGAACCCCACcactagcaaaaaacaaaacgaaaaaccaaaaacactgaaCACccttcaagtcaattttgactcatagcagccctataggataacagagttgcccctgtgggttcctgagagcagacagcctcatcttcctctcatggagcagctggtgggttcaaactgctgaccttgtggtcagtaacCCAATGCTGAACCCACTATGCCCCTTCCCACACACTAAAACTAGTTGCCATCACATCAGTCGTAACTTATGGCAGTTCCTTGTGTGTGAACCTAGACCTATGCATCCTAGGGATCTCAGTGGCTGGCTTTTCATCATttcattgccaggcctttcttccatgagaCACATGAACCTGATACAGCCCCAAGGTCCACAGCACCACCTTACAGAGTTAGGACCCCATTGTCTCAGGCTTGGTCATTAAGTATCCACTCCTTATCAAGGATCTCATCCAAGCCTCCCACCTGACTTCCCACCAGCACTTCGGAGAAGCCTGGGGCCTCCCGACTGGACTGGGCAGCCTGGACCAGATGCATCTGCctacccctcctccttcccttgaTCTCTGGTGCCCATGGGGCTGGGTCTGTGCCTGGGCCAGTCCACTGGCCCTGGAAAGCTCCGAGTCTGGCACCTACCTTCCTGAGTGATGCAGATGGAACCGCAGCCCATGCCCACGCGCAGTCCATCCACACCCGCGTCGATCAGGTTCTTGGCCTGAGCTGCCGTCACCActgcaggggagggaggagtacCATGTGAGCACAAGATGCCTCGCTCTGCCTGGGCCCCTACAAAACCCCATGCCCGTCCAGCCCTGCCCCCGTGCCACTGTGATGCCGGCACCCAGAGCTCTGAAGGACAGAAAACATGACCCGGCGAGGGGCCCCGCACTCACCGTTCCCACCAATCACCTGGAGGTGGGGATACTTCTGCTTGATGTAGTGTACCATGGCTATCTGGTACACCGAGTTCCCCTGGGAGGAGTCCTGTGAGGAGGGGACAAGAGGCTGATGAGTGGACAGGGGAGGGGGCCCTGGAAGCCAGGACAATGGCCAGGACAGGACTTTCTTTTCCTTCTCAGGGAAGATCCTGGAGTGCTTACAGCTGGTTCCCGACTCAGACCTGCTTTCTCCAAAAGACTAAGCTCCACTGgctgctgggggagccctggttgGGCACTGGCTGGTGGTTcagaccccccagctgctcctcggtagaaagatgaggctgtatgctcTAAAGGGGTTACAGAACTCCTACCCAGGGGTGCTATGTGTCTGAATGGCCGTGGGGTTTGTTGGTGGAGTTCCCTGAACAAACCTGACAGGACTCTCCTGCTGCAGGAGCTTTGAGACCCCGAGGGTGGGTCCTGTCAGGTCctggtcccagaaactcacaaacTGAAAAGAAGGTCTTTCAACCCCTTTGcaccttgttcctttgtcccataAACAGTCCCTTTCTGGGGGCTGAGGATTGAATGAGTTCAAACTCATCAAGGTGTGGgcgtggtgcctggctactggcAGGCTCTCCATGCCCCTGAGCTGGGCTGTCCCTGTCAGCCAAGGAGTGGGGCTCCCTGCAGTCTGAGCTGTCACGGGGCAGCAGTCCTTCAGACACCAGTGcaggcagctgagggaggcacctaGATGGATCCAGGACACGCCTGCTCTTTATAAGCCTCTCCTCTGCAGAAAGGTCTCCCCAGGGCTCTCCCCACAGCCGTCCCCAGGGGGCGCCCTACCAGCACAATGACGTCGGTGCCCGCCTGGGTGAGCAGGTCCAGGCGGTACTT includes these proteins:
- the LOC142457297 gene encoding uncharacterized protein LOC142457297, which gives rise to MSVAPLLPPDVTVARLSRSTCLYSRPDLPGPPGSPGPRPLLLLLPWLGARPAAQAKYLELYLPRGFDVLVAESALGHFLCPRRGLGHAARLLALLQAPGALAGRPLVVHALSLGGYTFAQMLLLMSQDLGRHSSVLQQLRGHIFDSLVVGSLERMALGVSQLTGPRALGSAIRATALLYFRLCPRCTVRQYEAALGAFWQPPVRPPTLVFYSHDDPLSDTARLQELLASWRQAGIPVWSQAWETSRHAAHLRQHPREYQEALTTFLGRLGLALPPARL